The following are encoded in a window of Penaeus vannamei isolate JL-2024 chromosome 35, ASM4276789v1, whole genome shotgun sequence genomic DNA:
- the twf gene encoding twinfilin-1 isoform X2 — MSHQTGIKANDELLNFFSSCRNGNVRVFRITIEDEALQLGEYCPAEGSWEDDYDKMVVPLLREKQPCYLLYRLDTQAHGGYQWVLISWSPDDSPVREKMLYASTKATLRMEFGATQISDEIFGTVVEDVNLSGLRRHRKSAAAPQPLTMREEEMQEIKKLEVGVDIGVDTKHQTLAGVAFPIVTKALDAVKQFASGELQYVQLKIDTSAEEIQLVGSEANLPVTGLPAKIPDNAARYHIYRFDHNYEGDFFHSVLFIYSMPGYACPIKERMLYSSSKNPFIDLLENGINLAITKKLEIGEGQELTEEFLLDEIHPKVNLHRPKFAKPKGPANRGAKRLTKAPKDEAAT; from the exons ATGTCACACCAGACCGGGATAAAAG CAAACGACGAACTGCTGAATTTCTTCAGTAGTTGTCGTAATGGGAATGTTCGTGTCTTCAGAATTACAATTGAAGATG AGGCACTGCAGCTGGGAGAGTATTGCCCAGCCGAGGGGTCTTGGGAGGATGACTATGACAAAATGGTTGTGCCATTACTCAGAGAGAAACAGCCTTGCTACCTCCTCTATAG gttAGACACTCAAGCTCACGGTGGTTACCAGTGGGTGCTAATCAGCTGGTCACCCGATGACTCACCAGTGCGAGAGAAGATGCTGTATGCCTCCACCAAGGCCACGCTCAGGATGGAGTTTGGTGCAACTCAGATCAGTGATGAAATCTTTGGCACTGTGGTG gaaGACGTAAATTTGAGTGGTCTACGGCGTCACAGAAAATCTGCTGCGGCACCCCAGCCACTTACCATGAGG gaggaggagatgcaggagATAAAGAAACTGGAAGTTGGTGTAGACATTGGAGTTGACACTAAGCATCAAACCCTAGCTGGTGTGGCTTTCCCCATTGTAACAAAAGCCCTAGATGCTGTTAAGCAGTTTGCCAGTGGGGAACTACAATATGTCCAGCTCAAAATTG ATACATCTGCAGAAGAAATTCAGCTGGTAGGTTCTGAAGCAAACTTACCAGTGACAGGACTACCAGCAAAAATACCCGACAATGCTGCACGCTATCATATCTACCGGTTTGATCACAACTATGAAGGGGACTTTTTCCACAGTGTCT TGTTCATATACTCCATGCCTGGTTATGCCTGTCCAATCAAGGAGAGAATGCTCTACTCCAGTAGTAAAAATCCATTCATAGATCTCTTGGAGAATGGGATAAATTTGGCCATCACTAAAAAG TTGGAGATAGGAGAGGGCCAGGAGTTAACAGAAGAATTCCTCTTAGATGAAATCCACCCCAAGGTCAACCTCCACCGTCCAAAGTTTGCCAAGCCAAAGGGTCCAGCCAACAGGGGTGCTAAGAGACTTACGAAAGCACCCAAAGATGAGGCGGCAACTTAG
- the twf gene encoding twinfilin-1 isoform X1, protein MSHQTGIKANDELLNFFSSCRNGNVRVFRITIEDGTEALQLGEYCPAEGSWEDDYDKMVVPLLREKQPCYLLYRLDTQAHGGYQWVLISWSPDDSPVREKMLYASTKATLRMEFGATQISDEIFGTVVEDVNLSGLRRHRKSAAAPQPLTMREEEMQEIKKLEVGVDIGVDTKHQTLAGVAFPIVTKALDAVKQFASGELQYVQLKIDTSAEEIQLVGSEANLPVTGLPAKIPDNAARYHIYRFDHNYEGDFFHSVLFIYSMPGYACPIKERMLYSSSKNPFIDLLENGINLAITKKLEIGEGQELTEEFLLDEIHPKVNLHRPKFAKPKGPANRGAKRLTKAPKDEAAT, encoded by the exons ATGTCACACCAGACCGGGATAAAAG CAAACGACGAACTGCTGAATTTCTTCAGTAGTTGTCGTAATGGGAATGTTCGTGTCTTCAGAATTACAATTGAAGATGGTACTG AGGCACTGCAGCTGGGAGAGTATTGCCCAGCCGAGGGGTCTTGGGAGGATGACTATGACAAAATGGTTGTGCCATTACTCAGAGAGAAACAGCCTTGCTACCTCCTCTATAG gttAGACACTCAAGCTCACGGTGGTTACCAGTGGGTGCTAATCAGCTGGTCACCCGATGACTCACCAGTGCGAGAGAAGATGCTGTATGCCTCCACCAAGGCCACGCTCAGGATGGAGTTTGGTGCAACTCAGATCAGTGATGAAATCTTTGGCACTGTGGTG gaaGACGTAAATTTGAGTGGTCTACGGCGTCACAGAAAATCTGCTGCGGCACCCCAGCCACTTACCATGAGG gaggaggagatgcaggagATAAAGAAACTGGAAGTTGGTGTAGACATTGGAGTTGACACTAAGCATCAAACCCTAGCTGGTGTGGCTTTCCCCATTGTAACAAAAGCCCTAGATGCTGTTAAGCAGTTTGCCAGTGGGGAACTACAATATGTCCAGCTCAAAATTG ATACATCTGCAGAAGAAATTCAGCTGGTAGGTTCTGAAGCAAACTTACCAGTGACAGGACTACCAGCAAAAATACCCGACAATGCTGCACGCTATCATATCTACCGGTTTGATCACAACTATGAAGGGGACTTTTTCCACAGTGTCT TGTTCATATACTCCATGCCTGGTTATGCCTGTCCAATCAAGGAGAGAATGCTCTACTCCAGTAGTAAAAATCCATTCATAGATCTCTTGGAGAATGGGATAAATTTGGCCATCACTAAAAAG TTGGAGATAGGAGAGGGCCAGGAGTTAACAGAAGAATTCCTCTTAGATGAAATCCACCCCAAGGTCAACCTCCACCGTCCAAAGTTTGCCAAGCCAAAGGGTCCAGCCAACAGGGGTGCTAAGAGACTTACGAAAGCACCCAAAGATGAGGCGGCAACTTAG